In the Mesoaciditoga lauensis cd-1655R = DSM 25116 genome, TGGAAGAGCAAGATGACGAAAAACGAATTGCACGAGGATAGGTTGCAAAATTCTATATTGAAAGGGAGCAAAACTTTTGCCTATAAGAGTTATATCTGTTCCCATCACGTACGTATACTTGGTAAACTCTCCTACTCTGCTGTAAAAAGTCCAATTGTTTATACTTGTGAGAATATAGGAAAATGAAATTATGAACACGATGAGAAAAAGCACGATTTTCCTTTTTCCTTGAGGCATAAGTTTCCCTCCCTATTCCTTAAGTTCTAGAAATCATCCATATACCGGCTATCATCAACAGTATTCCCGCTAACCTAAGCAATGATAGATGTTCTGAAAAGAGGAAAAATGACACGGTTATTATTATTAGGAAACCGCCTGTGGTCATAATAGGATATGCCAAACTGAGATCTAATTTGCTAAGGACTATTGCATATCCTCCAAATGCTAAACCAAAGCACATGATGCCCAACCATATTTTCCAATTGGTAAGAGCGTAAATTGCAAGAGAAGAAAAATTCTTTGATGGGGCGTCTTTCATGGCATACTTTGCCAATATATTTCCAGTCGCATTTAAAGTAAGCGAGACAACAAGCAAAATCCAGTACATCTAAATTCCTCCGTTCGAAATCAACTTTCAAGAGTTTAACACAAAATGTAGCCTCTCATTTATTGTGATACGATTTTTTCTTATGAGGTTACCTACCCCTACGCCGGCTTCACCTCCAATTCCCCCGCAAGGGGGGGCAGACTCATTGTAGAAATGGCTTCGTCGATACTTCTTATGCACATAGGCAGGCCTTTTAATTTGAAAAGCAACTTTCTTGATTCTCCTTCCAAAACTGGGAGGAGTGGCAACGTAGTTGGCGAGGAGGGTTCATCTTTTCTTTTGGTTTCAATGCCAACGGCTTTCCAACTGATTTCTTAATCTTCACGCACAATCTTATTCAATTCGATTTGCATAATTTGAGTATGAAAACACCCTATAAAATACGTAAGAACAGAGCTAACGGCACTTTTTCTTACTACTTACGACTCACTTCTCAAGATAAAATGTACATTTTCATCTTTTTCAAAGATCTCTTTTCTACATCGAATTGAATCATTACTTTCACACGCTAAGAGATAAAAATTACTTTATGTACAGGAACA is a window encoding:
- a CDS encoding DMT family transporter, with protein sequence MYWILLVVSLTLNATGNILAKYAMKDAPSKNFSSLAIYALTNWKIWLGIMCFGLAFGGYAIVLSKLDLSLAYPIMTTGGFLIIITVSFFLFSEHLSLLRLAGILLMIAGIWMISRT